One stretch of Saccharopolyspora erythraea DNA includes these proteins:
- a CDS encoding HPr family phosphocarrier protein, which translates to MPERRVTVASKVGLHARPAALVAKAAAAQSVKITIRKDDTQPVEAGSILGLMTLGAAHGDEVVLSAEGEGAEAALDHLVQLVGSDLDES; encoded by the coding sequence ATGCCTGAGCGACGGGTCACCGTGGCGAGCAAGGTGGGACTGCACGCGCGTCCGGCGGCCCTGGTCGCCAAGGCCGCCGCCGCGCAGTCGGTCAAGATCACGATCCGCAAGGACGACACCCAGCCGGTGGAGGCAGGCAGCATCCTCGGCCTGATGACGCTGGGCGCGGCGCACGGCGACGAGGTCGTTCTGTCGGCCGAGGGCGAAGGCGCCGAGGCCGCGCTGGACCACCTGGTCCAGCTGGTGGGCTCGGACCTCGACGAGAGCTGA